The following proteins are encoded in a genomic region of Neoarius graeffei isolate fNeoGra1 chromosome 6, fNeoGra1.pri, whole genome shotgun sequence:
- the tnfaip8l3 gene encoding tumor necrosis factor alpha-induced protein 8-like protein 3: MDSDSGELSEGELSPGPEIFNSKNLALQAQKKILSKMATMAVANLLTDDTSSSILDELYKASREFTKSKKEAHRIIRDIIKIALKLGVLYRNRRFSTDELEAVERFRKKLNQAAMTAVSFHEVEFTFDCGILSQLLLECRDLLHEIVENHLTSRSHARIDCVFNHFSDTNFLAELYGSGEEYRLYLSKICDGINKLLDDGIL, from the coding sequence GGCCTGAGATCTTCAACTCAAAGAACCTGGCCCTGCAAGCACAGAAGAAGATCTTAAGCAAGATGGCAACGATGGCGGTGGCCAACTTGCTGACGGACGACACAAGCAGCTCCATCCTTGACGAGCTGTACAAGGCAAGCAGAGAGTTCACCAAGAGCAAGAAAGAGGCACACCGCATCATCCGTGACATCATCAAGATTGCGCTGAAACTCGGCGTGCTCTACCGTAACCGCCGCTTCAGCACCGATGAGCTTGAAGCAGTCGAGCGCTTCCGCAAGAAGCTGAACCAGGCGGCCATGACAGCCGTGAGCTTTCACGAAGTGGAGTTCACCTTCGACTGTGGCATCCTGTCTCAACTGCTCCTCGAGTGCAGGGATCTACTTCACGAAATTGTGGAGAACCACCTGACATCGCGTTCACATGCGCGCATCGATTGTGTCTTCAACCACTTCTCCGACACCAACTTCCTGGCTGAGCTCTATGGCTCAGGAGAAGAGTACAGACTCTACCTGAGCAAAATCTGTGATGGGATAAACAAACTTCTTGATGATGGGATACTTTAG